From a single Methylacidiphilum kamchatkense Kam1 genomic region:
- the trmD gene encoding tRNA (guanosine(37)-N1)-methyltransferase TrmD: protein MRIDVITLCPKIVEAASGEGILKQAIKKGLLRLFIHQLRDYAKDKHRTVDDRPYGGGPGMVLKCEPIFDAMEAIGYDKEKDTVVFPSPSGLPFSQKLAASLASKQRLIFICGQYEGVDQRVIDQLVDLEICIGDYILSNGTIATLVIIDSVVRLIPGVLGNENSVLDESFKDMLLEAPQYTRPRKFRDWEVPEVLLSGNHKAISTWRKRLAEEKTEKFRKDLWEAKKKETQYESD, encoded by the coding sequence GTGAGAATTGATGTAATCACCCTGTGTCCTAAAATCGTTGAGGCTGCTTCAGGAGAAGGAATTCTAAAACAAGCTATCAAAAAAGGGTTGTTGCGTCTTTTTATCCATCAGTTGAGAGATTATGCAAAGGACAAGCATAGGACGGTAGACGATAGGCCCTATGGAGGGGGTCCTGGAATGGTCTTGAAATGTGAGCCAATATTTGATGCTATGGAAGCCATAGGATATGATAAGGAAAAAGATACGGTTGTATTTCCTTCTCCGTCCGGCTTGCCGTTTAGCCAAAAATTGGCTGCTAGCTTAGCGAGCAAACAACGGTTGATTTTTATTTGCGGACAGTATGAAGGGGTGGATCAGCGGGTGATAGATCAGCTTGTAGACTTAGAGATTTGTATTGGGGACTATATACTTAGTAATGGAACGATTGCCACCCTTGTTATTATAGATAGTGTGGTGAGGTTGATCCCAGGGGTTTTAGGCAACGAAAATTCGGTTCTTGACGAATCTTTTAAAGATATGTTACTTGAAGCTCCCCAGTATACCCGGCCTAGAAAATTTAGGGATTGGGAGGTTCCAGAGGTGCTTCTGTCGGGAAACCACAAAGCAATTAGTACATGGAGAAAACGGCTAGCGGAAGAAAAAACTGAAAAATTTCGAAAAGATCTGTGGGAAGCTAAGAAAAAGGAGACTCAATATGAATCTGATTGA
- the rpsP gene encoding 30S ribosomal protein S16 yields the protein MAVVIRLRREGKKGRPVYRIVVAEKRWPANGKYLEEVGFYNPMAEGPDFCKLKMERVEYWLQKGAKPTETVNHLIKKASKNVAVH from the coding sequence ATGGCTGTAGTAATTAGATTACGTCGGGAAGGAAAGAAAGGTAGGCCCGTTTATAGAATTGTTGTAGCAGAAAAGAGGTGGCCTGCTAATGGCAAGTATTTAGAAGAAGTTGGATTTTATAATCCAATGGCTGAGGGGCCAGATTTTTGCAAACTTAAGATGGAGCGAGTGGAATATTGGCTTCAGAAGGGGGCAAAGCCAACAGAAACTGTCAATCATCTTATAAAGAAAGCATCAAAGAACGTCGCCGTTCATTGA
- the pyrF gene encoding orotidine-5'-phosphate decarboxylase: MELKPIVALDLSDVSEALNLVHLLRPLIDFFKVGSQLFMAGGADVIKKIIDSGADVFLDLKFHDIPKTVFRAVSEAVKLKVKFTTVHVLGGEEMLREAVAAAAGSATEVIGVTVLTSAEQKTLERVGIDRSVEEEVRLLTRLALEAGLKGIVCSGRELVTIRKMEKQPDYIIVPGIRWEKLAGDDQKRTIDPKEAAALGATHIVVGRSILQANDKLGLVRKLLSELKKDKL; this comes from the coding sequence ATGGAATTAAAACCAATTGTTGCTTTGGATTTATCCGATGTGTCCGAGGCTTTGAATTTGGTTCATTTGTTAAGGCCGCTGATCGATTTTTTTAAAGTAGGCAGTCAGCTTTTTATGGCTGGAGGGGCAGATGTTATCAAGAAAATTATTGATAGCGGTGCCGACGTCTTTCTTGATCTAAAATTTCATGATATTCCTAAGACTGTTTTTAGAGCAGTTTCTGAAGCTGTCAAGCTCAAAGTAAAGTTTACAACGGTTCATGTTTTAGGCGGGGAAGAAATGCTCAGGGAAGCGGTTGCGGCAGCTGCTGGAAGTGCCACAGAAGTCATTGGAGTAACTGTGTTGACGAGTGCTGAGCAAAAAACACTAGAAAGAGTTGGCATCGATCGGTCGGTTGAAGAAGAAGTGCGGTTATTGACGAGATTGGCACTGGAGGCTGGGCTCAAAGGCATAGTCTGTTCGGGCAGAGAGCTAGTGACTATTCGAAAAATGGAAAAACAGCCTGATTATATCATAGTGCCTGGGATTCGGTGGGAAAAACTGGCTGGAGATGATCAGAAACGGACCATAGATCCGAAAGAAGCTGCAGCCCTGGGAGCAACACACATTGTAGTCGGTAGATCTATACTGCAAGCTAATGATAAACTAGGGTTGGTGCGAAAATTGCTTAGTGAGCTTAAAAAGGATAAATTATAG
- a CDS encoding proteasome subunit alpha, producing the protein MIEEPYRWLEAIANRREYIEDQLQAALPLAVVNGEPGIILATKRAGTPKIYEIYDHLAMGCIGHPADMEKIRQSAIELAHLEGFTRSREDVSARRIVTYSLAVGLKNAFEQIFSAPFLFRCLFVELGEKLEKDEGWIVDYDGSYWTSFGRDMSKGLLISGKKEIMEKFRTERESLGPLEWKSLKEMVLYTIKLILWASEPESLKSTLTEGLRLVEEKMEVTTLADYEIVLLDRNYYDRQSFTVGNDALLGFSSPS; encoded by the coding sequence GTGATAGAGGAGCCTTACAGATGGCTGGAAGCCATTGCGAACAGAAGAGAGTATATTGAAGATCAACTGCAAGCTGCGCTGCCACTAGCTGTTGTTAACGGTGAGCCAGGGATAATCCTTGCGACGAAACGAGCAGGCACTCCTAAAATATATGAGATTTATGATCACTTAGCTATGGGGTGTATAGGCCATCCGGCGGATATGGAAAAGATTAGGCAATCAGCCATTGAGTTGGCTCATCTGGAAGGCTTTACGAGATCTAGAGAAGATGTTTCGGCTCGGCGGATTGTGACCTACAGTCTAGCGGTAGGCCTTAAAAATGCATTTGAGCAGATTTTTTCTGCTCCTTTTCTTTTTAGGTGCTTGTTTGTTGAACTTGGAGAAAAGCTCGAAAAGGACGAAGGATGGATTGTTGACTATGACGGAAGCTACTGGACCAGTTTTGGCAGGGATATGAGCAAGGGACTCTTGATCAGTGGCAAAAAGGAAATAATGGAAAAGTTTCGGACAGAAAGAGAAAGCCTTGGCCCGTTGGAATGGAAGAGCCTTAAAGAAATGGTTCTCTATACTATAAAACTAATATTATGGGCATCTGAGCCGGAATCTTTGAAAAGCACTTTGACAGAGGGATTACGATTGGTTGAAGAAAAGATGGAAGTAACGACGCTTGCAGACTATGAAATTGTGCTTTTGGATAGGAACTATTATGACCGGCAGAGTTTTACGGTTGGCAATGATGCTTTGTTGGGCTTTTCCTCACCCTCATAG
- a CDS encoding AAA family ATPase: MTFEKLDSLSTLQIVDLLGQSLVNDAFSREAFFYLRKRVGDLEETCDKAREAIEKLNEAVEKLSSPANRVGTLLDLPKSDVGLVAQGGSEFYCLIDPRLKGETLLIGTRVLLNEAYAIVGDLGFDASGLIVKILDVLPDNRLRISHEGSFGTFIVIRSSPLMKERLKPGLEIRLDPSHRVAIEVVKSTKTSSKLLERVPELPWEKVGGQKQAIEAIKDAVELPFLYADIFAKYKHNVPKGFLLYGPPGCGKTLIGKATAYNLTKKLREKTGEEKREYFMHIKGPEILNMWVGESERQVREIFEQARELAKEDYLPFIFIDEAESILGTRRAGRFNSILNTLVPMFCAEMDGIESMRQAVIILASNRADLIDPAILRPGRIDRKIKVNRPGKEEAKEIFRIYLTEDLPYDTSLMERFGGDPKKVIDFLIEKVVEEQYARTDRNQFLEVTLRSGKKEYLYRGDLNSGAIIASIVERAKGMAIKRTIVDPLQGGIRLEDLLCALDEEYIENDIFPPSDITEDWLKLVDYDPQNVVKLSPIMPRKKMVSGVV; encoded by the coding sequence ATGACATTCGAAAAACTTGATTCGCTGTCGACCCTCCAAATAGTTGATCTGCTTGGGCAGTCTCTGGTCAATGATGCTTTCAGTAGGGAAGCCTTTTTTTATCTAAGAAAGCGGGTGGGGGATCTAGAAGAGACCTGTGATAAGGCAAGAGAGGCAATTGAGAAGCTAAATGAAGCTGTTGAAAAGCTTTCTTCTCCAGCCAATCGAGTAGGGACGCTTTTGGATCTTCCTAAAAGTGACGTAGGGCTTGTGGCTCAAGGAGGTTCTGAATTCTATTGTCTTATTGATCCGCGTTTAAAAGGGGAAACATTGCTTATTGGCACAAGAGTGCTTTTAAATGAAGCCTATGCTATTGTAGGCGACTTAGGTTTTGATGCTTCAGGACTGATTGTAAAGATTTTAGACGTTTTACCTGACAATCGGTTAAGGATCAGTCATGAAGGCAGTTTTGGTACGTTCATCGTCATTCGCTCTTCCCCACTGATGAAGGAGCGGTTGAAGCCAGGATTAGAAATTCGGTTAGACCCTTCTCATCGAGTGGCAATCGAAGTGGTAAAATCGACCAAGACCTCATCGAAGCTCTTAGAGAGAGTACCAGAATTGCCATGGGAGAAAGTCGGTGGACAGAAGCAGGCGATTGAAGCGATTAAGGATGCTGTGGAGCTTCCTTTCCTCTATGCTGATATTTTTGCCAAGTACAAGCACAATGTGCCTAAAGGATTTTTGTTGTACGGGCCGCCTGGATGCGGAAAGACACTTATTGGCAAAGCTACGGCGTATAATCTAACAAAAAAGCTTCGAGAAAAGACTGGGGAGGAGAAGCGAGAATATTTTATGCATATTAAAGGCCCTGAAATCCTCAACATGTGGGTCGGTGAATCGGAAAGGCAGGTTAGAGAGATTTTTGAACAGGCCAGAGAGCTAGCCAAGGAAGATTATCTTCCTTTTATTTTCATTGATGAAGCCGAATCAATCCTTGGGACTCGAAGAGCGGGAAGATTTAATAGTATACTGAATACCCTCGTTCCGATGTTTTGTGCCGAAATGGATGGGATTGAGTCGATGCGACAGGCAGTTATTATTCTTGCTTCTAACAGGGCTGATCTCATCGATCCGGCAATCTTAAGGCCTGGAAGAATTGACAGGAAGATCAAAGTTAACAGACCAGGGAAAGAAGAAGCAAAGGAAATTTTTAGGATCTATCTTACCGAAGATCTCCCTTATGACACAAGCCTTATGGAAAGGTTTGGAGGAGATCCAAAGAAAGTGATCGATTTTCTTATCGAAAAGGTAGTCGAAGAACAATACGCTCGAACGGATCGCAACCAGTTTTTGGAAGTGACTTTAAGAAGCGGCAAAAAAGAATATCTCTACAGGGGCGATCTGAATAGTGGGGCTATTATTGCTTCCATTGTAGAAAGAGCAAAGGGGATGGCCATAAAAAGAACCATTGTTGATCCTCTTCAGGGAGGGATACGCCTGGAAGATCTGCTTTGTGCCTTGGATGAAGAATACATTGAAAATGATATATTCCCTCCTTCGGATATTACGGAAGATTGGTTGAAGCTCGTGGATTATGATCCACAGAATGTTGTAAAACTATCGCCGATTATGCCTAGAAAAAAGATGGTTTCTGGAGTAGTATAG
- a CDS encoding proteasome subunit alpha: MNQNPHLRFSSPVEAGREERLKGDFVSLLRESGIVFPFPAAAELPTKPTSERVWVESTTILAFYYKEGVIVAGDRRATAGNLVIHERAEKVISIDRNTILAIAGTPATAFEIARVLQHSFEFYRRSQLQPLSVAAKVRMVSKLLKDNMALSLQGIGIVVPLLALADPFGKEEPTIYFYDALGAQFQTVDFAASGSGSPAVRSILQYINRWSGKPSIERNEDEAIRLALQLLDIAAESDTATGGVNRRNRIYPQVKLLKKSGVVEVAEERLAQLFAEAG, from the coding sequence GTGAATCAAAACCCACATCTAAGGTTTTCTTCGCCTGTTGAAGCGGGCAGAGAGGAAAGACTAAAAGGGGATTTTGTGTCGTTACTGAGGGAAAGTGGCATAGTCTTTCCTTTTCCTGCTGCCGCTGAGCTTCCCACAAAACCGACTTCGGAAAGGGTATGGGTAGAATCAACAACAATTTTAGCCTTTTATTATAAAGAAGGAGTGATTGTAGCAGGGGATCGGAGGGCAACGGCGGGCAATCTTGTTATTCATGAACGAGCTGAAAAAGTGATTTCAATTGACCGAAACACGATTTTAGCCATAGCGGGCACGCCCGCAACGGCTTTTGAGATTGCCAGAGTCCTTCAGCATTCCTTTGAGTTTTATCGAAGAAGCCAGCTTCAGCCTCTTAGTGTTGCTGCCAAGGTAAGAATGGTTAGCAAGTTACTGAAGGATAACATGGCTTTATCCTTGCAAGGCATTGGGATTGTGGTGCCGTTGCTTGCCTTGGCAGATCCCTTTGGTAAGGAGGAGCCGACTATTTATTTTTACGATGCTTTGGGAGCTCAGTTTCAGACCGTAGATTTTGCGGCCTCCGGGTCTGGCTCTCCTGCTGTTCGAAGCATTCTGCAGTATATTAACAGATGGAGTGGAAAGCCAAGTATAGAAAGGAATGAGGATGAAGCTATTAGGCTTGCCTTACAGCTATTAGACATTGCTGCCGAGTCGGATACGGCTACTGGGGGAGTCAATCGAAGGAATAGAATCTATCCACAGGTAAAACTATTGAAAAAAAGTGGCGTGGTCGAAGTAGCTGAAGAAAGGCTAGCACAACTGTTTGCTGAAGCCGGATAG
- the rplS gene encoding 50S ribosomal protein L19: MNLIEKIESTQLRKDIPFFSRGDFVTVMTKVVEGEKERIQSFSGIVISRKGRGINESFIVRKISYGEGIERNFKLHSPAIEKIIVEKKAPKVRRARLYYLRKQKGKEAMLGMKK; this comes from the coding sequence ATGAATCTGATTGAAAAAATTGAATCAACTCAGCTAAGAAAAGACATCCCTTTCTTTTCTCGGGGGGATTTTGTTACGGTGATGACCAAGGTCGTGGAAGGAGAAAAGGAAAGAATCCAATCTTTTTCTGGCATTGTCATTAGTCGGAAAGGCAGGGGAATTAATGAGTCTTTTATTGTCAGAAAAATTAGTTATGGAGAAGGGATTGAGCGGAATTTTAAATTGCATTCTCCTGCTATCGAAAAGATCATTGTTGAAAAGAAGGCACCTAAGGTAAGAAGGGCAAGACTCTATTATTTACGGAAACAAAAGGGCAAAGAAGCGATGCTTGGGATGAAAAAATAA
- a CDS encoding proteasome accessory factor PafA2 family protein yields the protein MEKKRLVPWSVYFGLETEFGISVLENADIDVVEESIHLVRSASQLGSPNLWDYTKEDPHQDARGFRARELRQDADEANFFSQDRQRPYSFEEIKSDFVLRNGARLYNDHTHPEYSTAECSTLIELIAQDKAGERILEECAKASSKKRRHTVCMYKNNTDFAGHSYGCHENYLIPRLIPWDRLVEGMLPFLITRQIYAGAGKLGWEREDHGMPGGYQISQRADFFTELVGIDTMNRRPIINTRDEPHANPKLYRRFHVILGDANLSEFSTWLKVGTTALVLEALQYERIPKRFFLADPLYAHRSISRDPKFRWEIELAQGGRTTAIELQSDYADWVARYVDLDHPEKEKVWKAWKETLQTLATNPYALKDRLDWMAKFWLLQTFREDQNLSWEDPWLQSLDLEYHLVDRSRGLFYALESAGDIIRLTTDEDICQAIQQPPSSSRAFVRGKCIQRFSKDLINVQWDYIAFRFNGQTYRLDLASAFPGVDLEVYCEVIDNAKSVGDIVKNLNLKPMGN from the coding sequence ATGGAAAAAAAGAGGCTTGTGCCCTGGTCAGTGTATTTTGGGTTAGAAACTGAATTTGGGATTTCTGTTTTAGAGAATGCCGATATTGATGTTGTCGAAGAGTCGATTCATTTAGTCCGTTCTGCCTCTCAGCTTGGCAGTCCAAACCTTTGGGATTATACCAAAGAAGATCCTCATCAAGATGCTAGAGGATTTCGGGCAAGGGAATTGCGGCAGGATGCGGATGAAGCCAACTTTTTTTCTCAAGATCGACAAAGACCCTATAGTTTTGAAGAAATAAAGAGTGATTTTGTCCTGCGCAACGGGGCTAGACTTTATAACGATCATACCCACCCGGAATATTCCACAGCGGAATGTTCGACGCTGATCGAACTGATTGCTCAGGATAAAGCCGGAGAAAGGATATTGGAAGAATGTGCCAAGGCATCCAGTAAAAAAAGACGCCATACCGTTTGCATGTACAAAAACAATACGGATTTTGCTGGTCACAGTTACGGGTGCCATGAAAACTATTTGATCCCCCGTCTCATTCCTTGGGATAGGCTTGTCGAAGGCATGCTTCCCTTTTTGATTACCCGACAGATCTATGCGGGAGCAGGAAAACTTGGATGGGAAAGAGAAGATCATGGGATGCCAGGAGGCTATCAGATCTCACAGCGAGCCGATTTTTTCACGGAGCTTGTCGGGATTGATACAATGAATCGTCGGCCGATCATCAATACTCGGGATGAACCGCATGCCAATCCGAAGCTGTATCGAAGGTTTCATGTGATTCTTGGCGATGCGAATCTTTCAGAATTTTCAACTTGGCTCAAGGTAGGAACTACTGCCTTAGTCTTAGAAGCCTTGCAGTATGAGCGTATCCCTAAAAGATTCTTTTTGGCTGATCCGCTCTATGCACACCGTAGCATCTCGCGTGATCCGAAGTTCCGCTGGGAAATAGAACTAGCGCAGGGAGGGAGGACCACGGCCATTGAACTGCAGAGTGACTACGCAGATTGGGTTGCCCGGTATGTGGATTTAGATCATCCGGAAAAAGAAAAAGTATGGAAGGCATGGAAAGAGACCCTTCAAACTTTGGCAACCAATCCCTATGCGTTGAAAGACCGATTGGATTGGATGGCGAAGTTCTGGCTACTGCAGACATTTCGGGAGGATCAGAACCTTTCTTGGGAAGATCCTTGGCTTCAAAGTCTTGATTTGGAGTATCATCTGGTTGATCGGAGCCGAGGCTTGTTTTACGCTTTGGAGTCTGCAGGGGATATTATCCGATTAACGACTGATGAAGACATTTGTCAGGCTATACAACAGCCTCCTTCCTCGTCTCGGGCCTTTGTTCGAGGCAAATGTATCCAGAGATTTTCAAAAGATCTTATTAACGTCCAATGGGATTATATTGCCTTTCGGTTCAATGGGCAGACCTATAGACTGGATTTAGCCTCTGCTTTTCCAGGAGTGGATCTGGAGGTCTATTGCGAAGTGATCGATAATGCGAAAAGCGTGGGGGACATCGTAAAGAACTTGAATTTGAAGCCCATGGGGAATTGA
- a CDS encoding proteasome accessory factor PafA2 family protein: MKRIVGIETEYGCLFNHGADPLSVPEQVKDYLILEKKIGLIDIHDRDYDEPAGNGGFLFNGGRLYIDMGHVEYCTSECKNLADLVASDYAGERLLQTALDELGLSESVSFIKNNIDHYTGATFGCHENYLLRRNAPLTQQNVESLLAFLAIRGLMVGSGRVGSVLTAKKYNKKDGKTVPFQIMQRADYIQTEIYEWVQFNRALINARDEPLSDPCRFRRLHLLLGDSNILPFSQALKVGTTSLVLDLLECRMLPKIAFADPVKTMQAVSHAATADCLIELADGRKWTPVDVLSEYYLQAEKLDEKDEDALWVLKAWKEVLEGLAGNQEKLIGKVDWITKRFLLESFCRQEKIAWDDPWLDSLDLEYHQIDRKKNFVWLLPNTSYEDLALPAWPQNNYLAEPPKNTRAYVRSLLMRQLAKENVSYVIDWDYVQIGNSKYYSLDDPFICVMPKTTKRPYFDTIHW; this comes from the coding sequence ATGAAGCGAATCGTAGGCATCGAAACCGAATATGGGTGTCTGTTCAATCATGGGGCTGATCCACTATCAGTTCCAGAACAGGTGAAAGATTATCTTATTTTAGAAAAAAAAATTGGGTTAATTGATATTCATGATAGGGATTACGATGAGCCCGCAGGAAATGGAGGATTTTTGTTCAATGGCGGCAGGCTCTATATTGATATGGGGCATGTGGAGTATTGTACTTCAGAATGCAAAAATCTTGCCGATCTTGTGGCTTCTGATTATGCAGGAGAGCGATTGTTGCAAACGGCATTGGATGAATTGGGGTTGAGTGAGAGCGTTTCTTTTATCAAGAATAACATTGATCATTATACGGGGGCGACGTTTGGTTGCCATGAAAATTATCTCCTTCGGCGTAACGCCCCTTTGACTCAGCAAAACGTGGAATCCCTGTTGGCATTTCTTGCGATCAGAGGACTGATGGTGGGAAGCGGTCGGGTGGGCAGTGTGTTGACTGCAAAAAAATACAATAAGAAGGATGGCAAAACCGTTCCTTTTCAAATCATGCAGCGGGCAGATTACATACAAACCGAAATTTATGAATGGGTTCAATTTAACAGAGCGCTGATCAATGCCCGCGACGAACCCTTGAGCGATCCCTGTAGATTTCGTAGACTTCACCTGCTATTGGGTGATTCCAACATTCTTCCCTTTTCTCAAGCTTTAAAAGTAGGAACCACCTCGCTCGTTTTGGATCTTTTAGAATGCCGAATGCTGCCAAAGATTGCTTTTGCCGATCCCGTAAAAACAATGCAAGCTGTTTCTCATGCAGCGACGGCGGATTGTTTGATTGAATTGGCTGATGGGAGGAAGTGGACGCCTGTGGACGTGCTTTCTGAGTATTATCTTCAGGCTGAAAAACTGGATGAAAAAGATGAAGATGCGCTGTGGGTTTTAAAAGCTTGGAAAGAAGTGCTGGAAGGATTAGCTGGGAATCAAGAAAAACTGATTGGGAAAGTAGACTGGATCACCAAGCGCTTTTTGCTCGAATCTTTTTGTAGGCAAGAAAAGATAGCTTGGGATGATCCCTGGCTTGATAGTTTGGATTTAGAATATCATCAGATCGATAGGAAAAAAAATTTTGTCTGGCTTCTTCCCAATACTAGTTATGAGGATCTTGCTTTACCCGCATGGCCACAGAATAACTATCTTGCAGAACCTCCAAAAAATACGAGAGCCTATGTTCGCAGCCTGCTCATGAGACAGTTGGCTAAAGAAAATGTTTCCTATGTGATCGATTGGGATTATGTTCAAATAGGTAATTCGAAATATTATTCGTTAGATGATCCTTTTATCTGCGTTATGCCAAAGACGACAAAACGACCGTATTTTGATACAATCCATTGGTAG
- a CDS encoding ubiquitin-like protein UBact, which produces MKNNMEVIMLMPEQGQKNKQVIPAPGPGGGSGPGPQAPQVEKPNTEEILKRMRKVDPDQARRYRQRTGE; this is translated from the coding sequence ATGAAAAACAACATGGAGGTAATCATGCTCATGCCTGAGCAAGGACAGAAAAACAAACAGGTTATTCCGGCTCCAGGACCAGGAGGAGGCAGTGGCCCTGGACCACAGGCTCCACAAGTAGAAAAACCGAACACAGAAGAAATTCTTAAGCGTATGCGCAAAGTCGACCCTGACCAAGCGCGCCGCTACAGGCAGAGGACTGGAGAGTGA
- the ffh gene encoding signal recognition particle protein, which translates to MLELLQQKLQSLFKNLRGYGKLSEENISGAIREIRLALLAADVHYQVVRDICEEVKQKALGTKVLESIRPGDQFIKIFHDALIEYLASEKQGLSTERPLRILLCGLNGSGKTTTAAKLALWCKKNKERVGLVAADLTRPAAREQLTKLASQIDVPVYAPEKEEKIEAFLSRALEQTKQDRLSVVIYDTAGRLDLDEELLKELQLAYSVVLPQEVLLVIDSATGQKGVDIVKAFLEKIPVSGLILSKFDGDARGGAAFSVKKVTGLSVLFLGTGEKVEAFEPFRAERLVDRLFGFGDIVSFVEKVEAQIKEESLAEIEKKIRSKQFGLDDFLVQMRMLKKLGPLDQLLSYLPGFPGKGQIEIDDKKLKRIEAIVLSMTPEERKNPDIINGKRKLRIAKGSGTTVPEINEFLRRFDSVRKLIKKFSASKEGFKFPFFKN; encoded by the coding sequence ATGTTAGAGCTTTTACAGCAAAAACTGCAGTCGCTTTTTAAGAATCTAAGAGGCTATGGAAAACTCAGTGAAGAGAATATTTCTGGAGCCATAAGGGAAATTAGGTTGGCTCTTTTAGCTGCTGATGTTCATTATCAGGTCGTTAGGGATATTTGTGAAGAAGTCAAACAAAAGGCTCTAGGTACAAAAGTCTTGGAAAGCATTCGGCCTGGGGATCAATTCATCAAGATTTTTCATGATGCTCTCATTGAATATCTTGCTTCAGAAAAACAGGGATTATCGACTGAACGGCCTTTAAGAATCTTACTGTGTGGGTTAAACGGGTCTGGAAAAACGACCACAGCCGCTAAACTTGCTTTATGGTGCAAAAAGAACAAGGAAAGGGTAGGGCTTGTGGCAGCGGATCTAACGCGGCCAGCTGCTAGAGAGCAGCTAACCAAGCTTGCTTCGCAGATTGATGTTCCGGTGTATGCTCCAGAAAAAGAGGAAAAAATAGAAGCTTTCCTTTCGAGAGCCCTAGAGCAGACAAAGCAAGATCGGTTATCAGTCGTCATCTATGATACAGCAGGGAGGCTAGATTTAGACGAAGAGCTTCTAAAAGAATTACAGCTTGCCTATTCTGTGGTTCTTCCTCAGGAAGTCCTTCTTGTGATTGATTCGGCAACTGGCCAAAAGGGGGTAGACATCGTCAAGGCTTTCCTTGAAAAAATTCCTGTTTCGGGGTTGATCCTTTCGAAATTTGATGGGGATGCCAGAGGAGGAGCTGCCTTTTCTGTTAAGAAAGTCACAGGACTCTCCGTTTTGTTTTTAGGGACGGGAGAAAAGGTTGAGGCTTTTGAGCCATTCCGGGCGGAACGATTGGTCGATCGGCTCTTTGGATTTGGAGATATTGTTTCTTTTGTTGAGAAAGTGGAAGCCCAGATAAAAGAAGAGTCGCTTGCTGAAATCGAAAAGAAAATACGTTCCAAGCAATTCGGATTAGACGACTTTCTTGTCCAAATGCGAATGCTTAAAAAGCTAGGACCATTGGACCAACTTTTGTCTTATCTGCCTGGATTCCCAGGGAAGGGACAGATTGAGATCGATGACAAAAAACTCAAAAGGATTGAAGCCATTGTCCTTTCCATGACGCCTGAAGAAAGAAAAAATCCTGACATAATCAATGGCAAAAGAAAATTAAGAATAGCTAAAGGCAGTGGGACTACTGTCCCGGAGATCAATGAGTTTTTAAGACGATTTGATTCTGTCCGAAAACTAATCAAAAAGTTTTCTGCTTCTAAAGAAGGCTTCAAGTTTCCTTTTTTTAAAAACTAA
- a CDS encoding ribonuclease HII: MTLYGSLDLTFEKNLARDGYRLIAGIDEVGRGALAGPIVAAAVILPLELPFHQSLKDSKSVGEKQRELVVRWLIKEIEIKYGLGFSSVEEIEKCNVHKASLLAMRRAVCCLDVEPDLLLIDGIWNLPGIEITSIPIAQGDAKVASIAAASLVAKVSRDLWMTKLGSLYRTYGWDKNKGYGTPSHFEAIKANGFSPFHRKSFFRKREFFGQYEGYL, encoded by the coding sequence TTGACTCTGTATGGCTCCCTCGATCTGACTTTTGAAAAGAACCTCGCTAGGGATGGGTATAGGCTTATAGCAGGAATTGATGAAGTTGGCAGGGGTGCTTTGGCTGGACCAATCGTTGCAGCGGCTGTGATTTTACCACTGGAGCTGCCTTTCCATCAATCTTTGAAAGATTCCAAAAGCGTAGGAGAGAAACAGAGAGAATTGGTTGTTCGGTGGCTGATCAAAGAAATTGAAATAAAGTATGGGCTTGGTTTTTCCTCGGTCGAAGAGATAGAAAAATGCAATGTTCATAAGGCAAGCTTGTTGGCCATGAGAAGAGCGGTTTGTTGCCTTGATGTCGAGCCTGATCTTCTGCTAATAGATGGAATATGGAATTTGCCAGGGATTGAAATTACCTCCATTCCCATTGCTCAAGGAGATGCTAAAGTAGCATCTATTGCTGCCGCATCGCTCGTTGCTAAAGTAAGCCGGGACCTGTGGATGACAAAGCTTGGATCTCTCTATAGAACTTACGGATGGGATAAAAACAAGGGATATGGTACTCCTTCTCATTTTGAGGCAATAAAAGCAAACGGATTTAGCCCTTTTCACAGAAAATCTTTTTTTAGGAAAAGAGAATTCTTCGGTCAATATGAGGGTTATTTGTAA